A window from Bos indicus isolate NIAB-ARS_2022 breed Sahiwal x Tharparkar chromosome 1, NIAB-ARS_B.indTharparkar_mat_pri_1.0, whole genome shotgun sequence encodes these proteins:
- the LOC109558183 gene encoding thymosin beta-4-like: MSDKPDMAKIEKFDKSKLKKTETQEKNPLPSKETIEQEKQAGEL, from the coding sequence ATGTCTGACAAACCCGATATGGCTAAGATTGAGAAGTTCGATAAGTCGAAATTGAAGAAAACGGAAACGCAAGAGAAAAATCCACTGCCTTCGAAAGAAACGATTGAACAGGAGAAGCAAGCAGGCGAGTTGTAA